The Candidatus Goldiibacteriota bacterium genome contains the following window.
CCGGTATGGATTTTGTCACGGTAACCGATCATAACTGCATAAAGGCATCAATGATACTTAAGAAACTGCACCCGGAAAATGTTATTCCCGGGGTTGAATCCACGGTTTATTTTCCTGAAGACGGCTGTAAAATTCACCTTTTAATTTACAATCCCACGGAAAACCAGTTCGGTGAGATTGAAAACAAAAGGGAAAACATATATAAACTGCGTGATTACCTGCTCTCTGAAAATCTGGCGCATTCCGTGGCTCACGCGACTTATTCGGTAAATAACATCCTTACTCTGGAGCACCTGGAAAAGCTTATACTTTTATTTGATGTCTTTGAAGCAAGAAACGGCGCAAGAGATTCGCACAGTAATTCCGTGTGGACAGAGGTTCTTTCATCGCTTACAGAAGAACACCTGCAGCGCCTTGAAAACAAATACCGTATCAGGCCGGCAAGCCGTAACCCCTGGATTAAGGGAATGACCGGAGGCAGCGATGACCACGCGGGTATTTTTATCGGCAAAACCCACACAATTTTTCAGGCAGACAGCCCGCAGGAAGTTATAGACGCGTTACGAGATAAGCAATGCAGCGCGGGCGGCAGGCATAATAATTACTTATCTTTTGTCTTTGCGATTTATAAAATCGCATATGATTTTTCAAAGACAAAAAGCTCCGGTTCCGGCGGCAGCCTTTTCAAAAGCCTGAGCGAATTTATATTCGAAAAAGACAAACTTTCATTAAAGGACAAAATGAAAGTTAACCATATTAAAAACAACGCGAAAAAAAACGAAAACAAAGTAAATCTTCTTTTGACCAATCTGGTTGAAGAACTTGGAATGGAAAAAAATACCCCCGCGGAAAAACGTTTTGAGCTGGTTCATTCCAACGTTTCAAAAATAGCGGATACCTTTTTGACCGGCTTTTTTTCATCCCTGCAGACCGACTTTAAAAACGGGGATATAACAGCCCTTATAAAAAACATTTCAGCTTTAATCCCGGCGGGATTCCTCTCAGTTCCCTTTTTCACTTCACTGCACCACTTCAACACAAACAGGGGCCTTATTAACAGCCTGAAATCAAAATACTGCCCCAATATGCTTTCTAAAGGAAAAAGAATCCTTTGGTTTACAGACACCTATAAAGATTTAAACGGCGTATCGGTAACTTTAAATAACCTTATGTCTCACGCGCGGCAGATGAAACGTGATATCAGCGTGGTTTCCTGCGCGGAAGAATCCCCCCTTAAACTGGATTCTATTTACAGTTTCTCCGTACCTTATTATGAAGCGTGCTCTTTGAAAATTCCGTCTATGCTTATGTCGCTTAAAAAAATATATGAATATAATCCTGATGAAATCTATATTTCAACTCCGGGCCCGGTAGGGCTTCTTGGGCTTCTGGCCGCAAAAGTACTGAACATAAAAGCCACTTCCATTTATCATACGGATTTTTCGCTTCAGGCGGCTAAAATCACTTCGGATTCCGCCATTGAAACGCTTGTTGATTCATCTTTAAAATGGTTCTATTCACTCTCTGACAGCGTTCAGGTTCCGTCCCGGGAATATATAAAAACACTTAAAAACCGCGGCTATGACACTTCAAAAATGTCCGTTTTCAGGCGCGGCCTTGACACCTCTTTAATAAAACCCGTTGAAGATGCAAGGGTAAAACTAAAGGAACAGTTTGGTATTCCGGAAAACGGCCGTGTTCTTCTTTATACCGGCAGAATATCCCGCGATAAAAATCTTGATTTTTTATCAGATGTATACCGGTCATTGCTTCCTGAATTTCATGATCTTAAACTTCTGATTGCGGGTGACGGTCCATATTTGGACAATCTTCGCGCGAATACCGCCGGTTTAAAAGGAATATATTTTTTAGGCAGGCAGCCTCAGGAAAACATGCCCTTAATCTACTCTTCCGCGGATCTTTTTATGTTCCCCAGCGTCACGGACACTTTTGGAATGTCAGTGCTTGAAGCGCAGGCATGCGGAATTCCCGCAATAGTTTCCGACAAAGGCGGGCCGCAGGAAATCATCATAGATAAAGAAACTGGTTATGTCCTGCCGGTTTGTAAGGATCAGTGGGTTACAGCTGTCAGGGACTTTTTCAAAAACAGCAGTGAATTTCCCGCAGTGCACGAAATTATGAAATTTAAAGCAAGAAGAAACGTGCTTGAAAATTATTCCTGGGAAAAAATAATAAAATTAATAACCGGAACCGCGGCTGAAGATCAGGATGAAACTTCCGCATACAGCGAACAGGATGTGTTTACAGGGGTTCTTTGCTGACGCTCTGCGAAGCCAATTCAGAGACCAATAACTCCATTTCTTCGCCGAATTTGTTAATTTCATTTAACAACCTTGAATTATCAACTGCCGTAGCCGCAAATCCCGCCAGGTCAACGCACAAATCAACATCAATCTGGCTGAAAGGCTCAAGATTCCTGGTATTGTAGACTTCAAAAAAACCAAAAAATTCATCCTGTTTTCCAAGAATTGGAACTGATATAAAATTTCTGATTTTAAAAACTTTTTGAACTTCTGCCGGCATATACTGGTTTCTGTCGGTATTATTGCAAAGGTAGGGTTTTTTGGTTTCCATAACCATCCCGGATATCCCCTTGCCCCTTTGAAACTTATATTCAAGAGGAAGCACCCTTCCATTCACACCATATTTATTAAAGACCACTTTGGTTCTGTTGAACAGCGCGGCCGCCCCGGTCTGCGCGCCTGAAAGTTTTATGGAGCTTTCTATAAGCGCGTCCATTATATCGTCTATATCCAATAAACTATTAAGGTTTTTACCAAGATTTATAAGCATATGAAGCCTGTCCTGATACTCATAAGCGGAAGCAAGCATTTGCCTGTACCCGTTTACATTATTAATCTCCATTGTTCACCTCTCTTATTATTTTGACACAATCCGTTATAAGCACCGGCACGCCCTTTTTATCAAAGGCAGCGCCTGAATAATATGTTTTTTTTAAATCTATGCACTCTACCGCCGCTGTCATACAGCTTTCAGTGACAGGAATCAAATCACATTCCAGCGCGGCTTTTAACCCTTCAAACATAAGAACACAAAATATCCTGCTGTTTATATTTGACCGCCTGATGCCGCCAAATATACGCGCGGTTTCTACACATTTTATTTTTTCACATCCGGAATATATAAAATCAGAATTTTTTTCTCTGACAATGTTATTTTCAAACACGCACATCACAGAGGAAACATAAGCTTCCGGAAGAAGGAAAACCCTTCCATTTATAACAATTTTTACACCATCAATCACATTAATACTGGCCGGAAGCCTGATTATAAAAGTTGAGCCCTCTCCTTTTTTTGTCTTTAGTGTTAAATTCCCCCTTAAATCTTCAACATACTGCCTTACAACATCCAGGCCAACACCTCTTCCGGAAACCGAATCAATTCCTGAGGCAGTGGAAAATCCGGGGTGTGTTATTATCTTTAAAATCCCCGTATCATCAATAATGCTGCCCGCTTCTGCCGCTCCTGTTTTAACGGCTTTATCCATTATATCTTCGGCAGATATCCCCTTTCCGTCATCCCGGACTGAAACAAAAAAATTTCCCTCATCAGAATATGTATTTAAAGTTATTCTTCCTTCTGGGTTTTTCCCTTTTATCACCCTTTCTTCAGGTGTTTCTATTCCATGCCCTATCGCATTCCTTATAATATGCGCAAGGGGCTCGCTTATCCTTTCCGCAACACTTCTGTCAGCTTCATCAGCACCAAGATTATAAACAAAAGAAACCGTCTTGCCGGAAGCACGGCACGCTGTTAAAGCGGCATTTTCCATCTTTTTCATTACAGGAGTAAGGCTTACCATATTAATACCGCCGGCGGCTGTAAAAAGCTGCGGTAAAATATGAGACAGTTTTTCAATCTCTTTTAACATGAATATTATATCTTCGTTTTTCCTGTCTTTTACTTTTTCCGCCGCAAACTTGACTGTTTTTACACAAGCCGTTAATTTTAACACCACAGCCATTAAGGCCCTTGCTTTTTCAGGCTTTATTTTCAGATACCCTTCATTTTGCCCGTTATTGGTATTAAAATTGGTTTTTCCGTCCGGGGACGCTCCTGAAAAATTTTTCTCACCTGAAACCGAAGCCGTTTCTTTTATCATCGCGCAAAACGCGTATAATACCCCTATAAAACCGCGGGTGTTTTTAACAGCGCCTTTTCTGAGTAAATCCAGCATATTTTCAGCGTTATGCGCTGTTTTTCCAAGCACATCAAGTTCAAGCGCGAAAGCATCCCCTTTAATTGTATGAAAAATTCTGAATAATTCCCTTGTTGAATCCTGCCCTCCGTCACGTTCAAATACAGCAAGAAGTTTTTCCGCCCTGTCAATATTTTCCGCAGTTTCAAGGTAAAAATCATCTATGATGTCTTTATCTTTCTCCTGCACAAACTTTTTTTCTGTCATAAAACCCCGCTGCTGTTTATTAAACTTTTTAATTTATTTATAATGGATCAACCGTGTTAACATTTCATTTTCTTACAGTTATTAATACATTTTTTGTATATAACATAAATAAAACACCCTCTTAACAGGTAATTAACGCCGCAAAGGCATATTTATGTATATGAAAAACACAACGAAAAAACAATACGCCCTTTTTTGTTCAGGGAATATAAAGGCCGCCCTTGACGCAGGCTGCATAAAGGAAATCCTTGAAAAAATAGAGGTTTCAGAGATTCTTTTCGCGCCGGTTTCCGTAAAAGGCATAACCGGCTATAACGGCGCAATTATACCCGTATTTGACCTATCCGGATCATATTCACGCTTTCCCGGCCGGGAATCCTCCGGCAGCATAACAGCTGTAATAACCACAACAAAAGGCACTGCAGCCATACTGTTTGACAGTTTTAACGGGATGGGTACAGGAGACGATATTAAAAACACCCAAAGTTCGCCTTTTTTACAGGAAGTGATTATTAATGATTTGAATTACAGTTTTGTTGACCCTGAAATGCTTGTAAGCACCGGTTTTTTCAAATAACACACAAAACGGAGGAATTAACCAGATGCGCGCCACACTTAAAACCAGAATCACATTTTTTTTCCTTATCGTGGGTATAATACCGGCACTTCTAATAACTTACTTATCAATGCAAAGCATGGAAAAATCACTTAACAACCTTTCATATTCCAATATCATTTCCGTACACCAGATTAAACAGAGAAATGTGGAAAACTATTTCCGCAATAAAATAGAGCTGTCTTTAATGGCCTCTTCTAACCCTTCCATTCAGGCGGCGCTGCAGGAACTTTTAACGGCCCGCGCGGCGGGCCCTTTGGCATGGTATAACGCTCAAAAAAAGTCAGACACGGTATTAAGAAGCCTTAAAACCGCGTATGAATGTTATGACCTTATTTTTCTTGATTTAAAAGGAACCGTTATCTATTCCCTTGAACAAAAAGAAAACTTATCCGGAATTAATCTTACTTCAATAAAAGGGCTTTCAAATATAATCAAAAATTCAATTCCCGGCATATTCGTTCAGGATTATGTACTTTTACCTCAGATTGGCTATACCCCGTGCCTTTTCATCTGTTCACCGGTTTCATCAGGACAAAAAATATCGGGTATTTTATGCGCCATAATGACTCCCGGAGAAATAAACCGGCCCGTTCAGGAAGGTGAAATTTACAGAGATTCTGTTCAAAGCAGCGGAATAACACAAGCCGGTGCGAATGTAGGTGAAATTTATCTGATTGGAAACGATAAAAAAATGAGATCAGACTCTTTCCTTGACCCCGAATATCACTCTGTTGCGGCTTCACTTGCCGGAAATTTAAAAGAAAACGGCGTGGATACCGACCCGGCGGAATCAATTGCAGCTTATGGAAGGTCTTCTACAAAAGAAACCAAAAATTACCTTGGCATAGATGTCATTTCCAGCTACTCGCCTCTTAATATACCCATGCTTAAATGGGGAATTATAACGGAAATAGACAAAAAAAACGCTTTCCCGTTTTTGGATTCAACAAAATTTCTTATTCTTCAGATTATTATCGCAAGCGCGGCTTTAATACTTTTTATCGCGGTTATATTATCAAAATCAATTATAAAACCTATAAATAAAGTCATAAATGACCTTATCCCGCTTTCACAAAATGTCTCTAACGCTTCAACACTGGTTGAAAAAAGCTCTAAGATGCTGGCAGAAAGCGCTTCTGACCAGGCAGCGTCCCTTGAAGAGACTTCCGCCTCTTTAGAACAGCTGTCGTCCGGGGTGGATGCCAATGCCGAATCAGCAAAAAATGCTGATATTATGACAAGTAAAACCCAGGATCTTGTAAACGACATCAGCGACAGGACGAAAAAAACCCTTGATGCGATAAACAAAATCAAGAAAACTTCGGATGAAACGGCGGAAATTATCGCCACAATTAATGAAATTTCATTTCAGACCAACCTGCTGGCGGTTAATGCTTCCATTGAAGCGCGAAAAGCCGGTGAAGCCGGCAGGGGATTCGCGGCGGTGGCAGAAGAAATACGAATACTTGCGGAAAGGTCTTCAGTAGCCGCAAAGAACACAAAGAAACTGGTGGATGAAGTAAAACAGAGCGTTGAAAGCGGAGTAATGATATCCCTTCCCGCAAATGACAGTCTGAAAAAAATATCCGAAACAACAACACAATTAAAAACAATTACAGAAAATGTTTCACACTCTTCCCTGGAACAGGCTTCCGGAATAAGCCAGATTTCCTCTTTGGTATCCGAAATGGACAGAATGACACAAAAAATATCAATAAGCTCCCAGTTGTCTTCTGATGAAAGCAAACAGCTTGCAATACAGGTTAACACGCTGAACAAAACCGTTGATTTGCTTTCAGAAATTACCGGTACCAATAACATTTTACAAAAGAAATCACTTTTTCTTTCAGCGGCCGGAAACAGATTTTCCCATATTTTAAGTTTCTTTAAAAAAACGAAGGAGAAAAAAAATGATTAAAGTACTGGTAATCGACGATTCACCGATTCAGCAGAGGCTGGCAAAAATTTACCTTGCTCAGGAAGAAATGGAAACAATACACGCAAAGAACGGGAAGGAAGGCATAGAAACCGCTATAGATAACAGGCCCGACCTTATAGTACTTGATATTGAAATGCCGGAAATGGACGGCATAGAAACGCTTAGAAATCTGAAGTTGATTGAAGAAACAAAAAATATACCCGTTATGATGTGCAGTTCCCTGCGGGATGAAGAAATAGTGGTGGAATGTCTTGCCATAGGCGCCGCGGGTTATGTGTGTAAACCGCATGGGTTCAGGGGTTTCAGGGATTCAGTAAAATCAATACTCCCGGAAACAAAAATAAAAAACGGGGAACCGGCTTAAACTCAGTCGGCTTCCTCGTCTGTTTTTACTTTTTTTTCGCGCCCGTTTTCGTCTTCAAAATGGTGCTTAATTGTTTTCCCGTCTATCATATAAACAATGTCTTCGGCAATATTCGTAATATGATCCGCCATTCTCTCTATATGTTTTGAAACAAGTATAAGCCTTATACCCCTTTTAATATTATTTGTATCTTCCATCATATATGTCAGAATTTCCCTGAAATTCTGAACATACAGTTCGTCAATCTGGCTGTCTTTTTTACAGATTTCCCTTGCAAGGGCCGAGTTTTCATCAACAAAAGAAAGCATCGCGTCTTTTAACATCTGCCTTGTTTCTTCAGCCATAGCCGGTATTATTATCATCGGTTTTAGCGGCGGGTGTTTTGACAGGTATTTGGAGGCATACGCCACATTTATAGCAAGGTCGCCTATACGTTCAAGGTCATTATTTATCTTCTGAATTGATGTAATAAATCTTAAATCAACAGCCATAGGCTGCCGTTTGGCCAAAAGTTCAAGGCACTGCCTGTCTATCATAATTTCAAGCAGGTCAATTTCCTGGTCATTTTCTATTACCTTTTCTGCAAGTTCAGAATCGCGCTCAACAAGCGCTTTTACCGACTGCATAATTGCCGTCTCTACAAGCGACTGTATTTTTAAAACTTTCTTTTTTAAATCATTCAGTTCTTCATCAAAATGTCTTTCCATATTTCCTCCCATATCGGTTTATAAACAGCAATATGACGGATGCCTGTATCTGTTCTATCCAAACCTTCCCGTTATATAATCTTCCGTAATTTTTTTATCCGGCTTGGTGAATATTTTTGACGTATCCCCGTATTCCACCATTTCTCCAAGCATAAAAAACGCGGTCTTATCCGCCACCCTTGCCGCCTGCTGCATATTATGCGTCACTATTATTATAGTATAATTTTTCTTTAACTGCTGTATTAATTCTTCTATTTTTGCGGTTGAAATCGGGTCAAGCGATGCCGTGGGCTCGTCCATCAGTATCACTTCCGGCCTTATTACAAGGGCGCGCGCTATACACAGCCTTTGCTGCTGCCCTCCTGAAAGGTCGTAAGCGTTTTTATTAAGGTCGTCTTTTACCTCTTCCCATAATCCCGCTTCGCGCAGGCTGTTTTCAACCTTTTCATTCAGATCAGCGTTATTTGTAAAAAGCCTGTTAACCCTTAATCCATAAGCAACATTTTCAAAGATAGATTTCGGAAAAGGATTTGGTTTCTGAAAAACCATGCCTATTTCACGCCTTAACCTTGAAACATCCACTGATTTACCGTAGACATTGTTTCCTTTAAATTCAAGCAGCCCTTCCACACGCGCTCCCTCTACAAGGTCATTCATTCTGTTTACTGAACGCAGAAAAGTTGACTTGCCGCACCCGGAAGGCCCTATCATTGCAAGCACTTCGTTGTGTATAACCTGCATATTAACATTTTTAAGGGCATGGTAATTTGTATAATAAAAATTAAAATCCTGTACGCTGATACAGCAGTTTTTTTCTACCATTTCCTTTTTCTCCTCGCTTTTATTCTGATAAAGATTGCAACCGCATTTATCGCAAGCACAAGCATAAGAAGCACAAGCGCGGTTCCATACGCAATTTCCATCTGTCCGGCCTGGCTGCCTTCTGTCATTAAGGCGTAAATATGATAAGGCAGCGCCATAACCTCTGAAAACAGCGAATCCGGAAGTTTGATCGTAAAAAATGTGGCGGCCGTGAACATTATAGGCGCAGTCTCGCCCGCGGCGCGCCCTATTCCCAATATCACGCCTGTTATAATACCTGAAACGGCATTGGGAAGAACCACCTTATACATTGTCTGCCACCTTGTGGCTCCAAGCGCCAGCGAAGCTTCTTTAAAAGCTTTTGGAACCGACAGCAGAGCTTCTTCCGAAGTTGCAATTATTGTCGGAAGCACCATTATTCCAAGCACTATTACACCCGACAGCAGAGAGACTCCAAACTGCATAAACTTCACAAGAAAAGCCAGGCCAAAAAGCCCAAACACAATAGAAGGCACACCGGCAAGCGAATTTATTCCTATCCGTAACATCCTGACCAGACGCGGGCTTGTATTATATTCAGTAAGCCAGATTGCCGTAAGAACCCCTAAAGGAAGAGAAAAAACAATTGCCCCTACAGACAGCATAAATGTTCCGACAATGGCGGGAAAAATACCGCCTTCTGACATGCCATTTTCCGGAAATTTCAGAAAGAAATCCGGATTAATAACGCCTATGCCTTTTACAACAATAAAACCCACAAGTACAACAAGCGACAGCACCACAGCAAGAATACAAAGATAAAGCAGAATAAAACCAAAGGACTGGCTTTGATATCTTTTTCTGTCAGTTGCCTGGGTTTCTATCATGGAATCCGTCATTTATTTTTTCCCTTTTTTATATTCTCTGCAATTACGTTAAATAAAACATTAAAAAGAAAAAGGATAAGCCCCATCGCAAAAAGCATATAATAATGGTGGTCACCGACCACTGTTTCGCCCATCTCGCCCGCTATACACGCTGTCATAGGCCTCATCGGGACAAAGATATTATCAGGAATTCCCCTTGACCCGCCGGCCGCCATTAAAACTGTCATCGTCTCTCCCATGGCCCGTGAAATACCAAGAATAATTCCGGTTAAAATACCCGACCTTGCCGCCGGCACCGATACTCTTGTAATAGTTTCCCATTTTGTTCCGCCCAGCGCTAAAGACGCATGCCTTAAATCTTTTGGAACGGCTGTAATGGCATCCTCTGTAATACTTGCTATCGTGGGGACTGACATTACCGCAAGCAGAATAGCGGCGGTGAAACCTGTAAGGCCTGTATTAAGGCCAAAAATATTTTTTATAATGGGCGCAAGAAAAACTATTCCAAAGAAACCAAGCACAACAGAAGGTATTCCGGCCAGCACTTCCATCGCGGGTTTTACAGCTTCCCTTACCCTGCCCGGCGCTAATTCCGCAAGATATATCGCGGCACCGACACCAAGCGGAACCGCAATAGCAATAG
Protein-coding sequences here:
- a CDS encoding glycosyltransferase; its protein translation is MKKADLHVHSSFSDRPSEWFLQKLGTAESYTAPEFIYKKCMEAGMDFVTVTDHNCIKASMILKKLHPENVIPGVESTVYFPEDGCKIHLLIYNPTENQFGEIENKRENIYKLRDYLLSENLAHSVAHATYSVNNILTLEHLEKLILLFDVFEARNGARDSHSNSVWTEVLSSLTEEHLQRLENKYRIRPASRNPWIKGMTGGSDDHAGIFIGKTHTIFQADSPQEVIDALRDKQCSAGGRHNNYLSFVFAIYKIAYDFSKTKSSGSGGSLFKSLSEFIFEKDKLSLKDKMKVNHIKNNAKKNENKVNLLLTNLVEELGMEKNTPAEKRFELVHSNVSKIADTFLTGFFSSLQTDFKNGDITALIKNISALIPAGFLSVPFFTSLHHFNTNRGLINSLKSKYCPNMLSKGKRILWFTDTYKDLNGVSVTLNNLMSHARQMKRDISVVSCAEESPLKLDSIYSFSVPYYEACSLKIPSMLMSLKKIYEYNPDEIYISTPGPVGLLGLLAAKVLNIKATSIYHTDFSLQAAKITSDSAIETLVDSSLKWFYSLSDSVQVPSREYIKTLKNRGYDTSKMSVFRRGLDTSLIKPVEDARVKLKEQFGIPENGRVLLYTGRISRDKNLDFLSDVYRSLLPEFHDLKLLIAGDGPYLDNLRANTAGLKGIYFLGRQPQENMPLIYSSADLFMFPSVTDTFGMSVLEAQACGIPAIVSDKGGPQEIIIDKETGYVLPVCKDQWVTAVRDFFKNSSEFPAVHEIMKFKARRNVLENYSWEKIIKLITGTAAEDQDETSAYSEQDVFTGVLC
- a CDS encoding GAF domain-containing protein, with protein sequence MEINNVNGYRQMLASAYEYQDRLHMLINLGKNLNSLLDIDDIMDALIESSIKLSGAQTGAAALFNRTKVVFNKYGVNGRVLPLEYKFQRGKGISGMVMETKKPYLCNNTDRNQYMPAEVQKVFKIRNFISVPILGKQDEFFGFFEVYNTRNLEPFSQIDVDLCVDLAGFAATAVDNSRLLNEINKFGEEMELLVSELASQSVSKEPL
- a CDS encoding Hpt domain-containing protein, coding for MTEKKFVQEKDKDIIDDFYLETAENIDRAEKLLAVFERDGGQDSTRELFRIFHTIKGDAFALELDVLGKTAHNAENMLDLLRKGAVKNTRGFIGVLYAFCAMIKETASVSGEKNFSGASPDGKTNFNTNNGQNEGYLKIKPEKARALMAVVLKLTACVKTVKFAAEKVKDRKNEDIIFMLKEIEKLSHILPQLFTAAGGINMVSLTPVMKKMENAALTACRASGKTVSFVYNLGADEADRSVAERISEPLAHIIRNAIGHGIETPEERVIKGKNPEGRITLNTYSDEGNFFVSVRDDGKGISAEDIMDKAVKTGAAEAGSIIDDTGILKIITHPGFSTASGIDSVSGRGVGLDVVRQYVEDLRGNLTLKTKKGEGSTFIIRLPASINVIDGVKIVINGRVFLLPEAYVSSVMCVFENNIVREKNSDFIYSGCEKIKCVETARIFGGIRRSNINSRIFCVLMFEGLKAALECDLIPVTESCMTAAVECIDLKKTYYSGAAFDKKGVPVLITDCVKIIREVNNGD
- a CDS encoding chemotaxis protein CheW — its product is MKNTTKKQYALFCSGNIKAALDAGCIKEILEKIEVSEILFAPVSVKGITGYNGAIIPVFDLSGSYSRFPGRESSGSITAVITTTKGTAAILFDSFNGMGTGDDIKNTQSSPFLQEVIINDLNYSFVDPEMLVSTGFFK
- a CDS encoding response regulator, which produces MIKVLVIDDSPIQQRLAKIYLAQEEMETIHAKNGKEGIETAIDNRPDLIVLDIEMPEMDGIETLRNLKLIEETKNIPVMMCSSLRDEEIVVECLAIGAAGYVCKPHGFRGFRDSVKSILPETKIKNGEPA
- the phoU gene encoding phosphate signaling complex protein PhoU, coding for MERHFDEELNDLKKKVLKIQSLVETAIMQSVKALVERDSELAEKVIENDQEIDLLEIMIDRQCLELLAKRQPMAVDLRFITSIQKINNDLERIGDLAINVAYASKYLSKHPPLKPMIIIPAMAEETRQMLKDAMLSFVDENSALAREICKKDSQIDELYVQNFREILTYMMEDTNNIKRGIRLILVSKHIERMADHITNIAEDIVYMIDGKTIKHHFEDENGREKKVKTDEEAD
- the pstB gene encoding phosphate ABC transporter ATP-binding protein; its protein translation is MVEKNCCISVQDFNFYYTNYHALKNVNMQVIHNEVLAMIGPSGCGKSTFLRSVNRMNDLVEGARVEGLLEFKGNNVYGKSVDVSRLRREIGMVFQKPNPFPKSIFENVAYGLRVNRLFTNNADLNEKVENSLREAGLWEEVKDDLNKNAYDLSGGQQQRLCIARALVIRPEVILMDEPTASLDPISTAKIEELIQQLKKNYTIIIVTHNMQQAARVADKTAFFMLGEMVEYGDTSKIFTKPDKKITEDYITGRFG
- the pstA gene encoding phosphate ABC transporter permease PstA translates to MIETQATDRKRYQSQSFGFILLYLCILAVVLSLVVLVGFIVVKGIGVINPDFFLKFPENGMSEGGIFPAIVGTFMLSVGAIVFSLPLGVLTAIWLTEYNTSPRLVRMLRIGINSLAGVPSIVFGLFGLAFLVKFMQFGVSLLSGVIVLGIMVLPTIIATSEEALLSVPKAFKEASLALGATRWQTMYKVVLPNAVSGIITGVILGIGRAAGETAPIMFTAATFFTIKLPDSLFSEVMALPYHIYALMTEGSQAGQMEIAYGTALVLLMLVLAINAVAIFIRIKARRKRKW
- the pstC gene encoding phosphate ABC transporter permease subunit PstC — translated: MKKNILEKMLPSISFVSILFLFAIAMTLIVTALPAFKEYGIINTLFGQQWRPTDDPPLFGMWPIMLASFYVTFTAIAIAVPLGVGAAIYLAELAPGRVREAVKPAMEVLAGIPSVVLGFFGIVFLAPIIKNIFGLNTGLTGFTAAILLAVMSVPTIASITEDAITAVPKDLRHASLALGGTKWETITRVSVPAARSGILTGIILGISRAMGETMTVLMAAGGSRGIPDNIFVPMRPMTACIAGEMGETVVGDHHYYMLFAMGLILFLFNVLFNVIAENIKKGKNK